One Ignavibacteria bacterium genomic region harbors:
- a CDS encoding dicarboxylate/amino acid:cation symporter, with translation GIVNQILDMFVPRNIIKSIVNMEMIPLIVFSLLFGTALTKIAEEKRQAMIQWLDAFTEAMISIVAFAMKLAPIAVFCLIFSVTARFGIDLLQKLGIYVFLILFGYAIVLFVFYPLLLKLLTKQNPIQFLSKASPIMITAFSLSSSNGTLPTTIRVSESALGISPKIASFVLPLGATMNMNGTALFEGAVVLFIAQVFGIDLSISQQILIVALCVISSIGVAGVPGGSLPLLMIVMAQVGVPPDGIAIILGVDRLLDMGRTVVNVMGDVVCSAYINEVEMEE, from the coding sequence CGGTATCGTTAATCAAATTCTCGATATGTTTGTTCCGCGCAACATTATAAAATCAATCGTTAATATGGAAATGATTCCGCTCATTGTATTCTCATTGTTATTCGGAACTGCGCTGACAAAAATTGCGGAAGAAAAACGGCAAGCGATGATTCAATGGCTCGATGCATTTACCGAAGCAATGATTTCCATCGTCGCCTTTGCAATGAAACTCGCTCCCATTGCAGTGTTTTGTTTAATCTTTTCCGTAACCGCGCGATTCGGAATTGACCTTTTACAAAAACTTGGAATTTATGTTTTTCTTATTCTCTTCGGTTATGCAATCGTGCTGTTTGTTTTTTATCCGTTGCTTTTGAAATTGCTGACAAAACAAAACCCGATTCAATTTCTTTCCAAAGCATCGCCGATTATGATTACGGCATTTTCTCTATCTTCAAGTAACGGAACATTGCCGACAACCATTCGCGTTTCGGAAAGCGCACTCGGTATTTCTCCAAAGATTGCGTCATTTGTGTTGCCGTTAGGAGCAACAATGAATATGAACGGAACTGCATTATTTGAAGGCGCAGTCGTTTTGTTTATTGCACAAGTATTCGGAATTGACCTTTCAATCAGTCAGCAAATTCTGATTGTTGCGTTGTGTGTAATTTCTTCTATCGGTGTTGCAGGAGTTCCGGGCGGTTCGCTTCCTCTCTTGATGATTGTAATGGCGCAAGTCGGTGTCCCTCCCGATGGCATTGCAATTATTCTCGGTGTTGATAGATTACTCGATATGGGAAGAACCGTCGTGAACGTTATGGGAGATGTGGTTTGCTCTGCGTATATCAATGAAGTGGAGATGGAGGAGTAG